The Subtercola sp. PAMC28395 genome segment CTGCAGACCAAGGGTGGGCTGATGGATGAGCTCACCAAGATCCGCCGGGTCATCGAGAAGCAGGCCCCCGTGTCGGAGGTGCTGCTCGTGCTCGACGCGACAACGGGCCAGAACGGCCTGCTGCAGGCCGAGGCGTTCATCCAGCACGCCGGCGTGACCGGGCTCGTGCTGACGAAGCTCGACGGCTCGGCCAAGGCCGGCTTCGTGCTCGCGGTGCAGGAGCGCACGGGCATCCCGATCAAGCTCATCGGCCAGGGCGAGGGCATCAACGACCTCACCGGGTTCACGCCGCACGTCTTCGTGCAGAACCTGATTGGCTGAAGCAAGCGGTCGGGAGCCTCTGCCGGGCATCCGTTCGCCGGGGGCGTGCGCTCGCGAGGCTGTTTTCGCAGCGAGGGCCCGGCGGGAGCGGTTAAGATTGTCGCACCATGGCAACTTTCGGAACCCTTTCTGACCGCTTAGCGGACACCTTTCGCAACCTCCGCACGAAGGGCAAGCTGAGCCCGGCCGACGTCGACGGCACCGTCCGCGAGATTCGCCGCGCCCTGCTCGATGCCGACGTGGCGCTCGACGTGGTCAAGGACTTCACCGGCAAGGTGCGCGAGCGCGCGCTCGGTGACGAGGTCAACAAGGCGCTGAACCCGGCCCAGCAGGTCGTGCAGATCGTCAACGAGGAGCTCATCGCGATTCTCGGCGGCGAGGCCCGGCGCATCAACTTCGCCAAGAAGCCGCCGACCATCATCATGCTCGCAGGGCTCCAGGGTGCCGGTAAGACGACCCTCGCCGGCAAGCTGGCGAAGTGGCTCGCGAAAGACAACCACACCCCGCTGCTCGTCGCGGCCGACCTCCAGCGCCCCAACGCCGTGCAGCAGCTGCAGGTCGTTGCAGGGCAGGCCGGGGTCGCGGTCTACGCTCCCGAGCCCGGCAACGGTGTCGGCAACCCGGTCAAGGTCGCCAAAGACTCGATCAAGTGGGCCATCGACAAGCAGTACGACGTGGTCATCGTCGACACGGCCGGCCGCCTGGGTGTCGACGCCGACATGATGAAGCAGGCCGCAGACATCCGCAAGGCCGTCGACCCCGACGAAGTGCTCTTCGTGATCGACGCGATGATCGGGCAGGATGCTGTGGCCACAGCCAAGGCGTTCCAGGCCGGTGTCGACTTCACCGGTGTCGTGCTCACCAAACTCGACGGTGACGCCCGCGGTGGTGCGGCCCTGTCGGTCGCGTCGGTGACCGGTCGCCCGATCATCTTCGCGTCGACGGGCGAGTCGCTCGACGACTTCGAGCCGTTCTACCCCGACCGCATGGCGAGCCGCATTCTCGACCTCGGTGACATCCTGACCCTCATCGAGCAGGCACAGGGCGCCTTCGACGAAGAAGAGGCGATGAAGGTCGCGGAGAAGTTCCGCACCGACACGTTCACCCTCGAAGACTTCCTCGGCCAGATGCAGCAGCTGCGCGGGGCCGGGTCGCTCAAGAAGATGATCGGCATGCTGCCCGGTGCCGGGGCGATGAAGGAGCAGCTGGCCAACTTCGATGAGCGCGAAATCGTGCGCACTGAAGCGATCATCCAGTCGATGACCAAGGCAGAGCGGCAGAACCCGAAGCTCCTCAACGGCTCGCGCCGGGTGCGGATCGCGCGCGGTTCTGGCATGACGGTCACCGACGTGAACCAGCTGGTGCAGCGCTTCGAGCAGGCCGCGAAGATGATGAAGACGGTTGCTCGCGGGGGAGTGCCACAGATTCCCGGAATGGGGCCGATCCCCGGTGCCGGTTTCGGCGGCGGTCGCGGCAAGGTCCAGCAGAAGAAGAAGGGCTCGAAGTCGGGCAACCCGGCCAAGCGCGCCATCGAGAACGCGGCATTGGCCTCGGGCGAGAAGCTGCCGGCTGCCGGTGCAAGCACGCCTGCTGGCTCAGGTTTCGGCCTGGGCAGCGGCGGTGCCGGTGCGGCCGCGGGCGGGCCGAGCGAGAAGGAACTCGAGTCGCTTCAGAAGTTCCTGCGCCGCTGAGCGGAGTCGTTCCTCCGTTGTCCGCGAACCAGGGAACGGGCATCCGAGATGTTCACGCGGGGTGTCTGTAGAGAGGCTTAGGCTTTCTGTATGACCAACACGTTGACGCGGCCGATTCGAATCGGCGTCCAGATCGCTCCCCAGCACTCCACCTACACACAGATTCGCGACACGCTCACCTCGCTCGAAGAGCTAGGCGTCGACATCGCGTTCAACTGGGACCACTTCTACCCGCTCTCGGGTGACCCTGCCGGCCTGCACTTCGAAGGCTGGAGCATGCTCGCTGCCTGGGCAGAGCAGACGTCGACGATCGAGTTCGGCCCGCTCGTGACCTGCAACACGTACCGCAATCCTGACCTGCTCGCCGACATGGCACGCACGGTCGACCACATCTCGGCGAAGACCCCTGGCGCCGAGGGTCGACTCATCTTCGGCATCGGCTCCGGCTGGTTCGAGCGCGACTACGACGAATACGGCTACGAGTTCGGCACCGTCGGCCAGCGGCTGGATGCCCTTGCCGAAAGCCTCCCGCGCATCGAAGCCCGCTGGGCCAAACTGACGCCGCCCCCGACGCGCGACATCCCGGTGCTCATCGGCGGTGGCGGAGAGAAGAAGACGCTGCGTATCGTCGCCAAGCACGCCGACATCTGGCACAGCTTCGCCGACACCGAGACGCTCGAGCGCAAGCTGGTCATCCTCCGTTCGCACTGCGAGGAGATCGGCCGCGACTTCGCAGAGATCGAGATCTCGACCGGAACCCGCCCACACACGCCGGGCGACTTCGACACGACCGACCTCGACGCGCAGGTCGAGCTCGGGGCGAGCCTCTTCACGCTCGGCATCACCGGCCCCGACATCGACCTGTCGCCGATAGCCGACCTGCTCGCCTGGCGCGACGCCAAGAACGCGTAACTCGCGTCGGGCGCCGGCCGGACTGCCGACACGTCTATGAGTGAGTCACGATCGTCGGGCTGAGGCGCTGTCCCGTGAGGCCGCTGCGCCGTGGTGAGACGGGTCTGGCGGCCTCACCACGGCGTACGTGACTCGCGCGCGTCGTGTGTCTGTTCGATCGGGCGATCAGCCGCCGAGGCCGTGCCGCAACTCGTGGGTCAGCGACGAGACCACCGCGTGCAGGCTGCCGCCGTTCTCGGCGGCGACCCGCAGCTGACGTTGGTAGCTGGCGCCGTGCTCGAGAATGAGGTTCACCTGGGCGAGCTCAGCCGAGCATCCGAGTTTCTCAGCAGTCGGGGCGAGAATCACCAGCAGATCGCGGATCTCGTCCGTGACCAGGCGCTCGTCTCCGGCCGGGTTCAGGATGATCTCCGCATCGAGCCCGTACCTCGCCGCGCGCCACTTGTTCTCCCGCGTGAACCAGGGCTGCAGCGTCACGAGTTCGCGCCCGGCGTCGAGTTCGCCCGACATGTGGTCGACGAGGCACTGGATCAGCGCCGCCACAGCGCCGATCTCCTGCGGGCTCGACAGCCCGTCGCAGGCACGCATCTCGACCGTGCCCCACTTCGGCGAGGGCCGGATGTCCCACCTCACCTCGGTGTAGTCGTCGATGATGCCGGTCACAGTCATGTCGGCGACGTACTGCTCGTACGCGGCCCATGTCGTGAACTGGTACGGCAGGCCGGCGGTGGGCAGCTGCTGGAACATCAGGGCCCGGTTCGACGCGTACCCCGTGTTGA includes the following:
- a CDS encoding LLM class F420-dependent oxidoreductase; this translates as MTNTLTRPIRIGVQIAPQHSTYTQIRDTLTSLEELGVDIAFNWDHFYPLSGDPAGLHFEGWSMLAAWAEQTSTIEFGPLVTCNTYRNPDLLADMARTVDHISAKTPGAEGRLIFGIGSGWFERDYDEYGYEFGTVGQRLDALAESLPRIEARWAKLTPPPTRDIPVLIGGGGEKKTLRIVAKHADIWHSFADTETLERKLVILRSHCEEIGRDFAEIEISTGTRPHTPGDFDTTDLDAQVELGASLFTLGITGPDIDLSPIADLLAWRDAKNA
- a CDS encoding glutamate--cysteine ligase, giving the protein MEISFAESERSTVGIEWEVALVDRSSGDLVSVAGEVLEALRQGDGSEHPQITGELLLNTVELVTRVHHTIGDAVDDLLSQLDEVRAITDPLDVELMCAGSHPFAQWFDQTVTDKERYHRLIDRTQWWGRNMMIWGIHVHVGVESRDKVLPLLDGLLTYYPHLQALSASSPFWGGVNTGYASNRALMFQQLPTAGLPYQFTTWAAYEQYVADMTVTGIIDDYTEVRWDIRPSPKWGTVEMRACDGLSSPQEIGAVAALIQCLVDHMSGELDAGRELVTLQPWFTRENKWRAARYGLDAEIILNPAGDERLVTDEIRDLLVILAPTAEKLGCSAELAQVNLILEHGASYQRQLRVAAENGGSLHAVVSSLTHELRHGLGG
- the ffh gene encoding signal recognition particle protein, translating into MATFGTLSDRLADTFRNLRTKGKLSPADVDGTVREIRRALLDADVALDVVKDFTGKVRERALGDEVNKALNPAQQVVQIVNEELIAILGGEARRINFAKKPPTIIMLAGLQGAGKTTLAGKLAKWLAKDNHTPLLVAADLQRPNAVQQLQVVAGQAGVAVYAPEPGNGVGNPVKVAKDSIKWAIDKQYDVVIVDTAGRLGVDADMMKQAADIRKAVDPDEVLFVIDAMIGQDAVATAKAFQAGVDFTGVVLTKLDGDARGGAALSVASVTGRPIIFASTGESLDDFEPFYPDRMASRILDLGDILTLIEQAQGAFDEEEAMKVAEKFRTDTFTLEDFLGQMQQLRGAGSLKKMIGMLPGAGAMKEQLANFDEREIVRTEAIIQSMTKAERQNPKLLNGSRRVRIARGSGMTVTDVNQLVQRFEQAAKMMKTVARGGVPQIPGMGPIPGAGFGGGRGKVQQKKKGSKSGNPAKRAIENAALASGEKLPAAGASTPAGSGFGLGSGGAGAAAGGPSEKELESLQKFLRR